One Aliiroseovarius sediminilitoris DNA window includes the following coding sequences:
- the nuoK gene encoding NADH-quinone oxidoreductase subunit NuoK → MVGLEHYLAVGAALFVIGIFGLFLNRKNIIILLMSIELMLLAVNINLVAFSSYLGDLAGQVFTLFVLTVAAAEAAIGLAILVSFFRNRGTIDVEDVNVMKG, encoded by the coding sequence ATGGTTGGACTTGAACATTATCTCGCGGTTGGGGCGGCCCTGTTCGTCATCGGCATATTCGGGCTGTTCCTGAACCGCAAGAACATCATCATCCTGTTGATGTCGATCGAACTTATGCTGCTTGCGGTGAACATAAACCTCGTGGCCTTCTCGTCCTATCTTGGCGATCTGGCCGGGCAGGTCTTCACCCTGTTCGTTCTGACCGTTGCCGCCGCCGAGGCCGCCATCGGCCTGGCGATCCTGGTCAGTTTCTTCCGCAACCGTGGCACTATTGATGTCGAAGACGTCAACGTGATGAAAGGCTAA
- the nuoL gene encoding NADH-quinone oxidoreductase subunit L, translating to MVQIILFAPLVGALIAGFGHRVIGDKGAQVLTTALLFLAALLSWVVFLGLGSETQQIHLMNWVQSGTLSVDWSIRLDRLTAIMLIVVTTVSSLVHLYSMGYMADDPQFEGESYRPRFFAYLSFFTFTMLTLVTSDNLLQMFFGWEGVGVASYLLIGFYYKKPSANAAAIKAFVVNRVGDFGFALGIFGLFYLTDSIRFDDVFAAAPALAETELRFLWRDWNAANLLAFLLFVGAMGKSAQLFLHTWLPDAMEGPTPVSALIHAATMVTAGVFLVVRMSPLMEYAPEATSFIVFIGATTAFFAATVGLVQNDIKRVIAYSTCSQLGYMFVAAGVGVYSVAMFHLLTHAFFKAMLFLGAGSVIHGMHHEQDMRNYGDLRKKLPVTFWAMMIGTLAITGVGIPLTTIGFSGFLSKDAIIESAYAGTNGGYAFWMLVIAAVFTSFYSWRLMFMTFYGKARGDKHTHEHAHESPMVMLVPLGVLALGSIFAGMIWYGSFFGDHNKVNTFFGIETHAEAASEDGETNESVIGDQTEDAAVADTTQSEGEDPGGTEDDPGHAAVTPTSHAEAPKGAIYMAADNTVIDDAHDAPAWVKVSPFIAMLIGLATAFWFYVLDKSVPKRLADTFPHVYQFLLNKWYFDEIYNVIFVKPAFVIGRVLWKRGDGNVIDGFLNGVAMGVVPWFTKQAGRAQTGYVFSYAFAMVLGIVALVTIMILFSGGAQ from the coding sequence ATGGTACAAATCATCCTTTTTGCCCCGCTTGTCGGCGCGCTGATTGCAGGCTTCGGCCATCGGGTCATTGGCGACAAGGGCGCACAGGTGTTGACCACCGCGCTGTTGTTCCTTGCGGCGCTTCTGTCCTGGGTTGTGTTCTTGGGTCTTGGGTCCGAGACCCAGCAGATCCATCTGATGAATTGGGTGCAGTCCGGCACGCTGAGCGTTGACTGGTCGATCCGACTGGACCGCCTGACCGCGATCATGCTGATCGTTGTCACCACGGTCTCGTCGCTGGTTCACCTCTATTCAATGGGCTACATGGCCGACGATCCGCAGTTCGAAGGCGAAAGCTATCGCCCCCGTTTCTTTGCCTATCTCAGCTTCTTCACCTTTACGATGTTGACGTTGGTCACCTCCGACAACCTGTTGCAGATGTTCTTTGGCTGGGAAGGCGTGGGCGTCGCGTCGTATCTGCTGATCGGCTTCTATTACAAGAAACCGTCGGCCAACGCGGCGGCGATCAAAGCCTTTGTGGTCAACCGGGTCGGTGACTTCGGCTTTGCGCTGGGAATCTTTGGCCTGTTCTATCTGACCGACAGTATCCGCTTTGACGACGTATTCGCGGCCGCTCCCGCGCTGGCCGAGACCGAGCTTCGCTTCCTCTGGCGCGATTGGAACGCGGCCAACCTTCTGGCGTTTCTTCTGTTCGTGGGGGCCATGGGGAAATCGGCGCAGCTGTTCCTGCACACCTGGTTGCCCGACGCGATGGAAGGCCCGACCCCTGTGTCGGCCCTGATCCATGCCGCGACCATGGTGACCGCCGGGGTCTTCCTTGTCGTCCGCATGTCGCCTTTGATGGAATACGCACCGGAAGCCACCAGTTTCATCGTCTTCATTGGCGCCACGACCGCGTTCTTCGCCGCTACGGTGGGCCTTGTGCAGAACGACATCAAACGTGTGATCGCCTATTCGACCTGTTCACAACTTGGCTACATGTTTGTGGCTGCGGGCGTCGGTGTCTATTCGGTCGCCATGTTCCACCTGCTGACCCATGCGTTTTTCAAAGCCATGTTGTTCCTGGGGGCGGGGTCCGTGATCCACGGAATGCACCACGAGCAGGATATGCGGAACTACGGCGATCTGCGCAAGAAACTGCCCGTCACCTTTTGGGCGATGATGATCGGCACGCTGGCCATCACGGGGGTTGGCATACCGCTGACCACCATCGGCTTTTCGGGCTTCCTGTCGAAAGACGCGATCATCGAAAGCGCCTATGCAGGCACAAATGGTGGCTATGCCTTCTGGATGCTCGTGATCGCGGCCGTTTTCACCAGCTTTTACAGCTGGCGCCTGATGTTCATGACGTTCTACGGCAAGGCACGCGGCGACAAACACACGCATGAGCATGCACATGAAAGTCCCATGGTCATGCTGGTGCCGCTTGGCGTGCTGGCGCTTGGGTCGATTTTTGCAGGTATGATCTGGTACGGTTCGTTCTTTGGTGATCACAACAAGGTCAACACATTCTTCGGAATCGAGACGCATGCCGAAGCCGCAAGCGAGGACGGGGAAACCAATGAGAGCGTCATCGGTGATCAGACCGAAGACGCAGCCGTCGCAGATACAACCCAATCCGAGGGTGAGGACCCAGGCGGCACCGAGGATGACCCTGGCCACGCTGCTGTAACTCCCACCAGTCACGCAGAGGCTCCGAAAGGCGCGATCTACATGGCAGCCGACAACACCGTGATCGACGATGCGCACGATGCGCCCGCTTGGGTGAAGGTGTCGCCCTTCATTGCAATGCTGATCGGGTTGGCCACGGCGTTCTGGTTCTATGTCTTGGACAAAAGCGTTCCCAAGCGATTGGCCGACACGTTCCCGCATGTCTATCAGTTCCTGCTGAACAAATGGTACTTCGACGAAATCTACAATGTGATCTTCGTGAAGCCCGCCTTTGTCATTGGCCGCGTCCTGTGGAAACGGGGGGATGGCAATGTCATTGACGGCTTCCTGAACGGTGTTGCTATGGGCGTCGTGCCCTGGTTCACCAAACAGGCTGGCCGGGCACAAACCGGTTACGTCTTCTCTTACGCTTTCGCGATGGTCCTAGGCATCGTCGCTCTGGTGACAATCATGATCCTCTTCAGCGGTGGAGCGCAATAA